In the genome of Pseudoalteromonas rubra, one region contains:
- a CDS encoding PepSY-associated TM helix domain-containing protein — MKDSFFRSMTWLHTWVGLLFCWLLWLVFFAGTLSFFRQEISLWSKPELHPHSMEVQSSQQALLDYGFARLNTEAPDAARWWISLPSERNSLLRVSHLPYAEPGEKASWVNHNLAADSKTPVTPRESKGGSFFYRLHFDLHYMDRTTARWIVCLASLFMLVALVSGIVIHKRIFKDMFQFRAGKGSRSWLDGHNLSSVLALPFHLMITYTGLITLIFTLFPYPAQTVYDDGVKEFRKEFYPERQRPQLSNQTLTDPAFAQSLDHFFTNWPEQPISRIIIDHPQDAAAVMKIYGANRSEIKDEQAVWLYSGQTGELLNTVHLEDSTAAQLYGGMIAMHTGRLASPGLRWLYFLCGLAGCAMIASGCVMWAKRIRERQKPTQPASFGLKLVESLNLAAIMGLPLATAAFFYANRLLPVSNSGRADQEVLAFFLTWAATTLFAAKWRNAQGWRTLALANAFVWLMLPLCNALTTQGNLVRYISNGQWSLAMFDILALLAAGVFFWQSKKLRSAQQGQPLRARRERAA; from the coding sequence ATGAAAGACAGTTTTTTTCGTTCTATGACCTGGCTCCATACCTGGGTCGGATTACTTTTTTGCTGGCTGTTGTGGCTGGTTTTTTTTGCAGGCACGTTAAGCTTTTTCCGTCAGGAAATTTCACTGTGGAGCAAGCCTGAGCTACACCCCCACAGCATGGAAGTTCAGAGCTCACAACAAGCGCTACTGGATTACGGCTTTGCACGCCTGAACACAGAAGCGCCTGACGCAGCACGATGGTGGATCAGCTTGCCGTCTGAGCGCAACTCGCTACTGCGCGTCTCGCACCTGCCCTATGCGGAGCCGGGCGAAAAAGCCAGTTGGGTCAACCATAACCTGGCAGCCGATAGCAAAACTCCCGTGACTCCTAGAGAGTCAAAAGGCGGGAGCTTCTTTTATCGTCTGCATTTTGACTTACATTATATGGATCGTACCACGGCGCGCTGGATAGTGTGTCTGGCCAGCCTGTTTATGTTGGTTGCTCTGGTCTCAGGCATTGTGATCCACAAACGTATTTTCAAGGATATGTTCCAGTTCAGAGCGGGCAAGGGCAGCCGCAGCTGGCTCGATGGACATAACCTGAGCTCCGTACTGGCTTTGCCATTTCACCTGATGATCACCTACACCGGACTGATCACGCTTATTTTTACGCTTTTCCCGTATCCGGCACAAACGGTATATGACGATGGAGTAAAGGAATTCAGAAAAGAGTTTTATCCGGAACGACAACGCCCTCAGCTCAGCAACCAGACACTGACTGATCCGGCTTTTGCCCAGTCATTAGATCACTTTTTTACTAACTGGCCAGAGCAACCCATTTCGCGCATCATCATAGATCACCCTCAGGATGCAGCGGCCGTAATGAAAATTTACGGCGCTAACCGCAGTGAAATAAAAGACGAGCAAGCCGTCTGGCTGTATTCAGGCCAAACAGGCGAACTACTGAACACGGTACATCTCGAAGACAGCACTGCGGCGCAATTATATGGCGGTATGATTGCCATGCACACCGGGCGTCTGGCTTCCCCCGGCTTACGTTGGTTGTACTTTCTGTGTGGCCTGGCAGGCTGCGCTATGATTGCCAGTGGCTGCGTTATGTGGGCCAAACGGATCCGAGAGCGCCAAAAACCCACTCAGCCAGCCAGTTTTGGTCTTAAACTGGTCGAATCGCTTAACCTGGCAGCCATCATGGGTTTGCCGCTGGCTACAGCGGCATTCTTCTACGCCAATCGACTACTGCCTGTCAGCAACAGCGGACGTGCCGATCAGGAAGTGCTGGCATTTTTCCTGACCTGGGCTGCAACAACGCTGTTTGCCGCTAAGTGGCGAAATGCCCAAGGCTGGCGTACCCTAGCACTCGCCAATGCCTTTGTCTGGCTCATGCTGCCGCTGTGCAATGCACTTACAACACAAGGTAATTTAGTCCGTTACATCAGCAATGGTCAGTGGTCATTGGCTATGTTCGATATATTGGCTCTGTTAGCCGCAGGCGTGTTTTTTTGGCAGAGTAAAAAGCTTCGGTCAGCCCAACAAGGTCAGCCACTGCGCGCCCGCAGGGAGCGTGCCGCATGA
- a CDS encoding uracil-DNA glycosylase family protein has product MDIIERVRRCTLCRGELPFEPRPVIQGLPAAKILIAGQAPSLSVQKTGKPFNDASGKRLRDWLGVTEAQFYDPALFAIIPMAFCYPGRGKSGDLPPPKICAQTWRAPLLEVFNNIELTILIGQYAQSYHIADFVSVSQAVTEWRAGLPGQIALPHPSPRNQLWVKKRPWFEADVLPVLRTRVREVLFAF; this is encoded by the coding sequence GTGGATATCATTGAGCGTGTTCGGCGATGCACGCTATGTCGGGGAGAGTTGCCTTTCGAACCCAGGCCGGTGATCCAGGGACTGCCTGCTGCGAAAATTCTGATTGCCGGTCAGGCCCCCAGCTTGAGTGTGCAAAAAACCGGTAAACCGTTTAACGATGCTAGTGGTAAACGGCTGAGAGATTGGTTAGGGGTCACTGAGGCCCAGTTTTATGATCCGGCCTTGTTCGCGATTATACCTATGGCTTTTTGTTACCCCGGTAGGGGCAAGTCAGGCGACTTACCGCCACCTAAAATCTGTGCGCAGACTTGGCGGGCCCCTTTGCTTGAGGTATTTAATAACATTGAGTTAACTATTTTGATTGGTCAATATGCACAAAGCTATCATATCGCTGATTTTGTCAGTGTGTCTCAGGCGGTGACTGAGTGGAGAGCTGGCTTGCCGGGACAAATAGCACTGCCGCATCCCAGCCCACGTAATCAATTATGGGTCAAAAAACGTCCCTGGTTTGAGGCTGACGTGTTACCCGTATTAAGAACTCGAGTTCGGGAGGTGCTGTTTGCTTTTTAA
- a CDS encoding SDR family oxidoreductase, which translates to MPRLTNKIALITGAARGIGAAVATCFIEQGATVIITDNNAEEAQKLCDTLGERAHFHLLDVSEESHWQAVEAFVQAQFGRLDILVNNAGITGFLETAGPHDPEHLDLASWHTVQRTNSDGVALGCKYGIRLMKASQAASIVNISSRSGLVGIPAAAAYAASKAAVRNHSKSVALYCAQQGYPIRCNSVHPGAILTPMWDAMLGEGEARDAAIAGIAADIPLGHMGNAMDVAYAVLYLASDESAYVTGIELNIDGGILAGSSAAPKSN; encoded by the coding sequence ATGCCCAGACTAACCAATAAAATTGCCCTGATAACCGGTGCCGCACGTGGTATTGGCGCTGCGGTTGCGACATGCTTTATTGAGCAAGGTGCCACCGTGATCATTACAGACAACAATGCTGAAGAGGCGCAAAAGCTGTGCGACACACTCGGCGAACGCGCGCATTTCCATCTGCTCGATGTATCTGAGGAATCGCATTGGCAAGCAGTTGAAGCCTTTGTACAAGCCCAATTCGGCCGGCTGGATATTTTGGTCAATAATGCAGGTATAACGGGGTTTCTGGAAACTGCGGGGCCGCATGACCCTGAACACTTAGATTTAGCGAGCTGGCATACAGTGCAACGCACCAATAGTGATGGCGTTGCGTTGGGTTGCAAATATGGGATCCGGCTTATGAAAGCCTCTCAGGCTGCCAGTATTGTCAATATTTCCTCTCGCTCCGGTTTGGTAGGGATCCCGGCCGCAGCAGCTTATGCTGCAAGTAAGGCGGCAGTACGTAATCACAGTAAATCAGTGGCCCTGTACTGTGCTCAGCAAGGCTACCCTATTCGCTGTAACTCTGTGCATCCGGGTGCCATTTTAACGCCTATGTGGGATGCCATGTTAGGTGAAGGAGAAGCTCGGGATGCAGCAATTGCCGGTATTGCTGCCGATATTCCGCTTGGACACATGGGCAATGCTATGGATGTGGCCTATGCGGTGCTTTATCTGGCGTCTGATGAGTCTGCCTATGTAACAGGGATTGAACTGAATATTGATGGTGGGATCCTGGCTGGCAGCAGTGCCGCGCCTAAATCAAATTAA
- a CDS encoding DUF2314 domain-containing protein, giving the protein MYWGLIVVFIVLAYWLHNRYSSSSEDYPALETDPNDPLLLQAVADAKASLEEFKSLYRQFPKDAFVKLDFESDCGVSEHLGAHVEGIKGDEISVFLVTPPVTHQGKLAHNYTCHFDDIEDWQITDKDGNIYGGFTQRAMFAIAEREGVELPRELQEMQGKYV; this is encoded by the coding sequence ATGTATTGGGGTTTAATTGTTGTCTTTATTGTGCTGGCTTATTGGCTTCACAACCGCTATAGCTCCAGCTCCGAGGATTATCCTGCGCTGGAGACTGACCCAAATGATCCTTTGCTGCTTCAGGCTGTGGCAGATGCCAAAGCGTCATTAGAGGAATTCAAATCCCTGTATCGCCAGTTTCCTAAGGACGCTTTTGTTAAACTCGACTTTGAAAGCGATTGTGGTGTTTCTGAACACCTTGGTGCACACGTTGAAGGGATAAAAGGCGATGAGATCAGTGTCTTTCTGGTCACGCCACCTGTCACGCATCAGGGTAAACTTGCGCATAATTACACCTGCCACTTCGATGACATTGAGGATTGGCAGATCACAGACAAAGACGGCAACATTTACGGCGGATTCACGCAGCGCGCCATGTTTGCGATCGCTGAGCGTGAAGGCGTGGAGTTGCCCCGTGAGCTACAGGAAATGCAGGGCAAATACGTTTAA
- a CDS encoding GNAT family N-acetyltransferase, with product MSITIRHAKKGDAATILHFINELAIYEKEPDAVLNTVADIEQKLFGDDVRAHALICEQDGEAIGFAVYFFNYSTWLGKYGLYLEDLYVAQDQRGQGAGKALMKFLAQLAIEKDCGRFEWVVLDWNKPAIDFYNSIGAKPQDEWIIYRLTGDELRAFAEQP from the coding sequence ATGAGTATCACGATCCGCCACGCAAAAAAAGGCGATGCAGCAACAATCTTGCATTTTATCAATGAACTAGCCATCTATGAGAAAGAGCCTGACGCAGTACTCAATACAGTCGCTGATATTGAGCAAAAACTATTTGGCGACGATGTACGCGCCCACGCCCTGATCTGCGAGCAAGATGGTGAGGCCATTGGTTTTGCCGTGTATTTCTTTAATTATTCGACCTGGCTTGGCAAATACGGTCTGTATCTGGAAGATCTGTATGTTGCTCAGGATCAGCGCGGACAGGGCGCAGGGAAAGCACTAATGAAGTTTCTGGCTCAACTGGCCATCGAAAAAGACTGTGGTCGTTTTGAATGGGTAGTGCTCGACTGGAACAAGCCTGCGATCGATTTCTACAACAGCATTGGTGCCAAACCTCAGGACGAGTGGATCATTTATCGCCTGACGGGTGATGAACTCAGAGCGTTTGCCGAACAGCCTTGA
- a CDS encoding LysR family transcriptional regulator yields the protein MKHLPNLDLNLLKLFAALYQNGSVTLSAEQLNLSQSACSHALTRLRERLGDELFVRVNNRMLATAHAHRLAKTVLPALQMLEGGLQEASPFDANEPHTLTIAVTDYTAWCLRPFVAHLVGQFENLDIRFVQLEERIAEQALKEESLDLVCGFAHQQEFSESLTQLSWFEDAYVTVRCQSHPCKKQLDLSTFIAYPHILIAPWNERRGIVDRALAKIKKSRTIAVTTPHVLVAPTLLPESDMLLTMPRRYALQVCDRLNLQLQPPPLPVPDYQLTLYWHRTRKRDPKIGWFITQFCEFHELEHEEAKLVK from the coding sequence ATGAAACATTTGCCGAATTTGGATCTTAATCTGCTTAAACTGTTTGCTGCTTTGTATCAGAATGGCTCGGTTACGCTCTCTGCCGAGCAGCTGAATCTCAGTCAGTCTGCGTGTAGTCACGCACTGACCCGGCTTAGGGAGCGCCTGGGTGATGAGCTGTTTGTTAGGGTGAATAATCGTATGCTGGCAACCGCGCATGCACATCGACTGGCAAAGACTGTGTTGCCGGCGTTGCAGATGCTTGAGGGAGGGTTGCAAGAAGCCAGCCCGTTTGATGCAAATGAACCTCACACGCTAACGATAGCTGTGACGGATTACACGGCCTGGTGTTTGCGACCTTTTGTGGCCCATCTGGTTGGCCAGTTTGAAAATCTGGATATCCGTTTTGTTCAGCTTGAAGAACGTATTGCAGAGCAAGCTTTGAAAGAGGAGAGTCTGGATCTGGTATGCGGGTTTGCCCATCAGCAGGAGTTTTCTGAGAGTCTGACCCAGCTTAGCTGGTTTGAGGACGCTTACGTGACAGTGCGTTGTCAGTCTCACCCATGCAAAAAACAATTAGATCTGAGTACTTTTATTGCATACCCGCATATTTTGATTGCACCATGGAACGAGCGTCGGGGAATAGTCGACAGAGCACTGGCAAAAATTAAGAAATCCAGAACCATTGCAGTGACAACCCCACATGTGTTGGTGGCACCAACGTTACTACCAGAAAGTGATATGTTGCTGACTATGCCCAGGCGTTATGCCTTACAGGTGTGTGACAGATTAAACCTTCAGTTACAACCGCCGCCGCTTCCGGTGCCTGATTACCAGCTGACGTTGTACTGGCACCGGACGCGTAAGCGCGATCCTAAGATCGGCTGGTTTATTACTCAATTCTGTGAATTTCATGAGCTAGAACATGAGGAAGCTAAGTTAGTAAAATAG
- a CDS encoding LysR family transcriptional regulator, whose protein sequence is MDKLRALRYFKRVVELNSFSAVAEEFSVPASSVSRRIKDLEASLGIELIKRTTRHVSITELGQIYYQHIGEILSKLTYADELISQSFDNPSGTLKVSAPPGLSKALLVPLFRRFRQQFPNILLDLDYTNEYALFGQDSVDLAIRGGPIDDARLIAKPLIRSGFTLWAHTQLADRLNAQFGTTNWSVDQLCRCPAIMFRSKAALVPWWVHEQGDWQPVSTQPVLISNDSTTLLDALAQGEGLLLAPDWLLPAHLKSEVTPVAQHLKLSPGKTHTVEINLVYQHAKYQLPNIKLSVDFICDYMRTHAVDMVKF, encoded by the coding sequence ATGGATAAGCTTAGAGCACTGCGCTATTTTAAGCGTGTTGTTGAATTGAATAGTTTCAGCGCTGTTGCCGAGGAGTTTTCGGTACCTGCTTCTTCCGTATCACGGCGTATTAAAGATCTCGAAGCGTCGCTGGGGATCGAACTGATCAAACGAACGACTCGCCACGTCAGTATCACAGAATTAGGGCAGATCTACTACCAACATATTGGTGAGATCCTCAGTAAGCTGACCTACGCTGACGAACTGATCTCACAGAGCTTTGACAACCCGAGCGGCACGCTAAAAGTCAGTGCGCCTCCCGGCCTGTCAAAGGCGCTGCTGGTGCCCTTGTTTCGGCGTTTTCGCCAGCAATTTCCAAACATTTTGCTCGACCTCGACTATACCAACGAATATGCACTCTTCGGGCAAGACTCTGTCGACCTGGCAATCAGGGGCGGACCGATTGACGATGCCCGTCTTATCGCCAAACCGCTCATTCGCAGTGGCTTTACACTGTGGGCGCACACCCAACTGGCTGATCGGCTAAATGCTCAGTTTGGCACCACCAATTGGTCAGTCGATCAACTCTGTCGTTGTCCGGCCATCATGTTTCGCAGCAAAGCGGCCCTCGTCCCATGGTGGGTGCACGAGCAAGGCGACTGGCAGCCAGTGTCGACTCAACCCGTTCTGATCAGCAATGACAGCACGACCTTACTGGATGCGCTCGCTCAGGGCGAAGGCCTGTTGCTGGCACCTGACTGGCTGCTCCCCGCACACCTAAAAAGCGAGGTAACACCCGTTGCACAGCACCTTAAATTGTCACCCGGTAAAACACACACAGTAGAAATAAACCTGGTATATCAACACGCCAAATATCAGCTCCCGAATATTAAACTCAGCGTCGACTTTATTTGTGACTACATGCGTACTCATGCTGTCGATATGGTAAAATTCTGA
- a CDS encoding FMN-dependent NADH-azoreductase, whose translation MTKQVLIIKSSPANEFSVSSEIADYLQSQLQNKNESLAFTVRDLSQTPAPVYDNQILNSFYGDQDALTAEQTAVAQPSLLYIDELKQADIIVFASPMHNFSVTSLMKNYIDQICRFGLTFSYSEQGPKGLLEGKQAVIIASAGADMSMPEMHAVDFQVPYLKQVLSFIGIADIDVITAYGISMPHIGSEVATRQAKAQVDHWVSAVA comes from the coding sequence ATGACAAAACAAGTGCTTATTATCAAGTCGAGTCCGGCAAACGAGTTTTCTGTATCCAGTGAGATAGCTGATTATTTACAATCACAATTGCAAAATAAGAATGAAAGCTTGGCTTTCACAGTGCGCGATCTGAGCCAGACGCCAGCACCAGTTTATGATAATCAAATCCTCAATAGCTTTTATGGTGATCAGGATGCACTCACGGCAGAGCAAACTGCGGTTGCACAGCCATCATTGCTTTATATTGATGAACTAAAACAGGCTGACATCATTGTCTTTGCCTCTCCCATGCATAACTTTAGTGTGACGAGTTTGATGAAAAATTACATCGATCAGATCTGTCGTTTTGGTTTGACCTTTTCTTATTCAGAGCAGGGCCCGAAGGGCTTATTAGAGGGTAAACAGGCCGTCATTATTGCCAGTGCGGGAGCTGATATGTCGATGCCAGAAATGCACGCCGTTGATTTTCAGGTGCCCTATCTCAAACAGGTGCTCAGCTTTATTGGTATTGCAGACATTGATGTGATCACCGCATATGGGATCAGTATGCCGCATATTGGCAGTGAAGTGGCGACCAGGCAGGCGAAAGCTCAGGTGGATCACTGGGTGAGTGCTGTCGCCTGA
- the def gene encoding peptide deformylase, whose translation MATLEILTAPDPRLRVTAKPVTDIASVQTLIDDMLDTLYATSNGIGLAATQVGREEAIVIIDISDERNDPLILINPEVVSGSNKAMGQEGCLSVPDYFANVERYTEITVSALDRHGKSVTVQSDEFLAIVMQHEIDHLSGNLFIDYLSPLKRQMAMKKVKKYVKAQSKQGA comes from the coding sequence ATGGCAACTTTAGAAATTCTAACCGCACCTGATCCCAGATTGCGCGTCACAGCCAAACCAGTCACCGACATCGCATCAGTTCAAACCCTGATCGACGACATGCTCGACACCCTGTACGCAACCAGTAACGGCATTGGGCTGGCAGCAACTCAGGTTGGCCGCGAAGAAGCGATTGTGATCATTGACATATCAGACGAACGCAACGATCCGCTGATCCTCATCAATCCTGAAGTAGTGAGTGGCAGTAACAAAGCAATGGGGCAGGAGGGGTGTTTATCTGTACCTGATTATTTTGCCAATGTTGAACGCTACACTGAAATCACAGTCTCAGCACTCGACCGTCATGGAAAGTCAGTAACAGTGCAAAGCGATGAATTTCTGGCCATTGTTATGCAACACGAAATCGATCACTTGTCGGGCAACTTGTTTATCGATTACCTGTCGCCACTCAAACGTCAAATGGCCATGAAAAAAGTAAAAAAATACGTCAAAGCGCAAAGCAAACAAGGCGCTTAA
- a CDS encoding GlxA family transcriptional regulator — protein MTMPTPRQFYFVLLNDTLPLDLAGPLQVLLEAQRAGQAIDIHYVSAEDTQIMDGGLRLHQLKPLPAKLNATDVVILPGCNDAFATYNNPAGLRTQQWLKAQARYDPYILSICSGAVLAAKAGLMENKACTTHFALIERFRSTFRACKVADNRIFVQDGKLFSSAGISSGIDMTLHFVSVLFGEHIAARVAREMLVYFRRNGQDPQLSPWLCHRNHMHRALHQVQDLVCGQIGSPHSLQTLASAVHLSVRQLSRLFKQNLGITPGEYVSGIKVAHAKALLSRSNIQIEAIADACGYSSARHFRRIWNQFETLSPSQYRQAHQQ, from the coding sequence ATGACCATGCCAACACCCAGACAATTTTATTTTGTACTGCTCAATGACACCTTACCCCTTGATCTGGCAGGGCCGTTACAAGTGTTGCTTGAGGCACAGCGTGCAGGACAGGCCATCGACATACATTATGTCAGTGCCGAAGACACGCAAATTATGGATGGTGGCCTGAGACTACATCAACTCAAGCCCTTACCTGCTAAGCTGAATGCAACCGACGTGGTCATATTACCGGGCTGCAATGACGCCTTTGCAACCTATAACAACCCGGCTGGGTTACGCACCCAGCAATGGCTAAAAGCTCAGGCCAGATATGACCCATATATCTTGTCTATTTGCTCAGGGGCTGTGCTGGCAGCCAAAGCCGGGTTAATGGAGAACAAAGCCTGCACCACGCACTTTGCACTCATTGAGCGCTTTCGCAGCACATTTCGAGCCTGTAAAGTTGCTGATAATCGCATTTTTGTCCAGGATGGTAAGCTATTCAGCAGTGCAGGCATCAGTTCCGGTATCGATATGACACTACACTTTGTCTCGGTGTTATTCGGAGAACACATTGCAGCCCGGGTTGCCAGAGAGATGCTGGTGTACTTTCGTCGCAATGGACAAGATCCTCAGCTCAGCCCCTGGCTCTGCCATCGTAACCATATGCACCGGGCTTTACATCAGGTGCAAGATTTGGTGTGCGGCCAGATAGGCAGCCCACACAGTTTGCAAACACTGGCAAGTGCGGTTCACCTGTCAGTTCGCCAGTTGAGCAGGTTGTTCAAGCAAAACCTCGGGATCACCCCGGGTGAATATGTGAGTGGTATTAAAGTTGCTCATGCTAAAGCCCTTCTGTCGAGGAGCAATATCCAAATAGAGGCCATCGCTGATGCCTGTGGTTACAGCAGTGCACGTCATTTTCGTCGTATCTGGAACCAGTTTGAAACACTGTCTCCTTCGCAATACCGCCAGGCTCATCAACAGTAA
- a CDS encoding isochorismatase family protein, with the protein MNKALLVIDTQDSFYHTPYWSVRDIPDFQHNLTQLIGAFQRNQWKVVKILHSREDVADSPFNPASGFVKPMAFLDTQFDKTFYKSVHNAFTDTGLATWLKRAKIDCVVISGIRTEQCCETTARVASDLGLDVEFVTDATLTFDMQHQPSGKHFSAQDIKTRTELVLAERFATVLRTRDYLA; encoded by the coding sequence ATGAATAAAGCACTACTGGTTATCGACACTCAGGATTCCTTCTATCACACACCTTACTGGTCTGTGCGTGATATCCCCGATTTTCAGCATAATTTGACCCAGCTGATTGGGGCATTCCAGCGCAACCAGTGGAAAGTAGTCAAAATTCTTCATAGTCGGGAAGACGTCGCTGACAGTCCCTTCAACCCGGCGTCGGGATTTGTCAAACCGATGGCATTTTTGGATACTCAGTTTGATAAAACTTTTTATAAATCGGTACATAATGCCTTTACCGATACGGGATTGGCTACATGGCTGAAGCGAGCTAAGATAGACTGCGTCGTAATTTCAGGTATTCGAACAGAACAATGCTGCGAAACGACGGCACGTGTGGCCAGTGATCTGGGACTTGACGTTGAATTTGTGACTGATGCCACTTTAACCTTTGATATGCAACATCAGCCCAGTGGAAAACATTTTAGTGCACAAGACATAAAGACCCGGACAGAGCTGGTACTGGCAGAGCGGTTTGCAACCGTTCTTCGAACACGCGACTATCTGGCATAA
- a CDS encoding SCO family protein: MHSKYAVLSTLLFGLGLGMLLPVAQPAQPVVTQQIMQKTARNLSPFELRSVHGRFDQHTLLGQWTIVMFGFTHCPDICPTALSRLATLETHLTTHSARKTLAYVFISVDPNRDPVPELNQYVHYFSDSFIGVTGHPEQLKLLARSVGAQFQVTAKSGDYQVAHSTMLYLIGPEGKLRGRFNIDTDLAELAHQLNGFINGVRRQTT; the protein is encoded by the coding sequence ATGCATAGCAAGTACGCAGTGCTGTCGACGCTGTTGTTCGGCTTAGGGTTGGGTATGCTGCTCCCGGTCGCCCAGCCTGCTCAACCTGTCGTCACGCAGCAAATCATGCAAAAAACAGCGCGAAACCTGAGCCCATTTGAGTTACGCAGTGTACACGGCAGGTTTGATCAACACACACTATTGGGGCAGTGGACAATCGTCATGTTCGGGTTCACACATTGTCCGGATATTTGCCCAACGGCACTGTCCCGGCTAGCGACTCTGGAAACACACTTAACAACACACTCCGCCCGAAAAACATTGGCGTATGTGTTTATATCCGTCGACCCAAATCGAGATCCAGTACCTGAGCTCAACCAGTATGTGCACTATTTTAGCGACTCTTTTATAGGAGTTACGGGCCATCCAGAACAACTGAAATTACTGGCTCGCAGTGTTGGGGCGCAATTTCAGGTTACCGCAAAGTCGGGGGATTACCAGGTTGCCCATTCCACCATGCTTTATTTAATTGGTCCAGAGGGCAAGCTGCGCGGACGTTTTAATATTGATACTGATCTGGCTGAGCTCGCTCACCAACTCAATGGCTTCATAAACGGAGTAAGGAGGCAAACAACTTAA
- a CDS encoding MFS transporter, whose translation MLNRTANSAASSWVSYFCLAFVAMAGLAYLNFLPAVVDALAGSIGFSPQQAGTLVASNGYGALLGSICAIFVVRHIAWKQALLITFIALCTMELCTAAWSTYTSLLVWRFIAGVLGGFSVGVSFAVLARLHNPDRAFGALLLIQFGIGSLIIYAIPLLETLLGDYAVFYTMAGLVCLALLFLPLLPALPAQTPPKQQAKRLQLSAKSSQLLLAMLLFLVAASGIWAYAGQIGLAAGMSQQQTSQTIAMTGLLGLGGALLPILNPNRAHRAMCLSGGISLSAIAALLLCFAHFDLIYMLALALLFFAWPAVHAYLLAVTAELDSSGQLASFAAVISSVGMASGPLLGSALLSNDAFTTMLSIFAALLALCLILLLGPLKSPRLAQPQLSTTFDQDYQTTRSIR comes from the coding sequence ATGTTAAATCGTACTGCAAACAGTGCAGCAAGCTCATGGGTCAGTTATTTTTGCCTGGCATTCGTTGCTATGGCCGGACTGGCCTACCTTAATTTTTTACCTGCGGTCGTGGATGCGCTGGCAGGCAGCATTGGTTTTTCCCCACAACAGGCCGGCACACTGGTTGCCAGCAACGGCTACGGCGCATTACTGGGCAGTATCTGCGCCATCTTTGTGGTTCGCCATATTGCCTGGAAGCAAGCCTTACTCATTACTTTCATCGCATTGTGCACTATGGAACTCTGTACAGCGGCATGGAGCACTTACACTAGTTTATTAGTCTGGCGATTTATCGCCGGTGTACTGGGCGGATTTAGCGTAGGTGTGTCATTTGCCGTACTCGCGCGTTTACATAATCCCGACAGAGCGTTCGGCGCATTACTGTTGATTCAGTTTGGTATCGGCTCACTGATTATCTATGCCATACCGCTGCTCGAAACATTGCTGGGTGACTACGCGGTGTTTTACACCATGGCAGGTTTGGTATGCCTTGCCCTGTTATTTTTGCCCTTGTTACCCGCATTACCAGCCCAAACGCCCCCCAAACAGCAAGCAAAACGTTTGCAGTTATCAGCCAAAAGCAGCCAGTTACTGCTGGCGATGCTGCTCTTTCTGGTTGCAGCGAGTGGGATCTGGGCCTATGCAGGTCAAATTGGGCTGGCGGCAGGGATGTCACAGCAACAGACCAGTCAGACGATTGCAATGACGGGCTTACTGGGACTAGGTGGCGCGTTGTTACCCATACTCAATCCAAACAGGGCTCACCGCGCAATGTGCTTAAGTGGCGGTATTTCACTTTCAGCCATAGCTGCCTTATTGCTTTGCTTTGCACACTTTGACTTGATCTACATGCTTGCACTGGCCCTGCTGTTTTTTGCCTGGCCAGCGGTACACGCCTATTTGCTTGCAGTAACGGCAGAGCTGGACAGCTCAGGTCAACTCGCTTCCTTCGCAGCGGTAATATCCAGTGTCGGGATGGCATCCGGACCGCTTCTCGGTTCCGCATTACTCAGCAACGATGCCTTCACTACGATGTTGAGCATCTTTGCTGCACTGCTTGCCCTCTGTCTGATATTACTGCTCGGGCCACTAAAATCCCCCAGGCTGGCGCAACCTCAATTAAGCACAACGTTTGATCAAGATTACCAAACCACAAGGAGTATCCGATGA